One stretch of Candidatus Zixiibacteriota bacterium DNA includes these proteins:
- a CDS encoding heavy metal-binding domain-containing protein: MIITTSDDIPGKKILKTIGIVRGNTIRCRHLGHDIVAQIRNMVGGEVSDYTKMIAEAREQALDRLQSEAMSQGANAVIALRFSTSYIMAGAAELLAYGTAVVVED, from the coding sequence TTGATAATAACCACATCAGATGATATCCCGGGCAAAAAGATTCTGAAGACGATCGGGATCGTACGCGGAAACACTATCCGATGCCGTCATCTCGGCCATGATATCGTAGCCCAGATTCGCAACATGGTCGGTGGTGAGGTCTCGGATTACACCAAGATGATTGCCGAAGCGCGCGAACAGGCGCTCGATCGTCTTCAGTCGGAAGCGATGTCACAGGGAGCTAACGCCGTGATCGCATTGCGTTTTTCGACCAGCTATATTATGGCCGGGGCCGCTGAACTTCTGGCATACGGTACCGCGGTTGTGGTCGAGGATTGA